One segment of Drosophila ananassae strain 14024-0371.13 chromosome 3R, ASM1763931v2, whole genome shotgun sequence DNA contains the following:
- the LOC6505357 gene encoding uncharacterized protein LOC6505357: MVSQATIAITGVLQVMGISFFVNQPNNQCSPAPSLGAYLFLLAILFLLWDGDVIPKRYKKSSPRLFAFVEILATVFITELIMLIGWCGYERMAFKTASMICRQSEWCEYGLLIIITILGALITMCIVAEVVCPVKMKDTMGGILEGMPIPLCAGPVIDHIQDIRSYVMGAVFFSQLTRVQRFQAIRAFQMQLRRPRVPNQESQKPMWQEDPDEQTIGLQQGMELEEQQEAELEA; the protein is encoded by the coding sequence ATGGTGAGTCAGGCAACGATTGCGATAACTGGAGTGCTGCAGGTTATGGGCATATCGTTTTTTGTGAACCAGCCAAATAATCAATGCTCGCCGGCACCCTCTTTGGGCGCATATCTTTTCCTGCTGGCCATCCTTTTTCTGCTGTGGGACGGAGACGTGATACCAAAGCGGTACAAGAAGTCCTCTCCAAGGCTATTCGCCTTCGTAGAAATCCTCGCTACGGTTTTCATTACCGAGCTGATAATGTTGATCGGCTGGTGTGGCTACGAGCGAATGGCTTTCAAGACGGCGAGTATGATTTGCCGGCAGTCTGAGTGGTGCGAGTACGGTCTGCTAATAATTATCACAATTTTGGGTGCTCTTATTACCATGTGTATTGTGGCCGAGGTTGTGTGTCCGGTCAAAATGAAGGACACAATGGGGGGCATTTTGGAGGGTATGCCCATTCCTTTGTGCGCCGGTCCAGTTATCGATCACATTCAGGACATCAGGAGCTATGTGATGGGAGCCGTCTTCTTTAGCCAGTTGACTCGGGTGCAGCGGTTTCAGGCAATTCGCGCCTTTCAGATGCAACTGCGCCGTCCGAGGGTCCCGAATCAGGAGAGTCAAAAACCAATGTGGCAGGAGGATCCAGATGAGCAGACCATAGGGCTGCAGCAGGGCAtggagctggaggagcagcaggaAGCCGAACTGGAAGCATAG